Proteins from a genomic interval of Corvus moneduloides isolate bCorMon1 chromosome 6, bCorMon1.pri, whole genome shotgun sequence:
- the EXD2 gene encoding exonuclease 3'-5' domain-containing protein 2 isoform X2, whose amino-acid sequence MAKQTAVTITLATLLGVALGGLVLWKATQRRKGKTCCSSQQEEAAVKSEDEKLIKAEDKKVLSFFRSPTFSWIERTVGADIVIVSEQEVWDHVEPLLKKELEKWPVLGIDCEWVSVEGKANPVSLLQMASSSGLCILVRLPKLVASGQTLPKTLLDIMADSAVLKVGVGCWEDACKLLHDYGLPVKGSMDLRYLAMRQRKDLLRNCLSLKSLAEKVLNFPLDKSPHVRCSNWEAEELTQDQVLYAARDAQVSVALFFHLLGFTSLPATSEGENSVTAWEKARGKCQGLVDIPFRGRKSGSTGEEKSGEGRSPQKTKNRKSWVNGQPSGNQQMRDPRRQKRKPLGVGYSARKSPLYDNCFLHAPDGQPLCTCDRKKAQWYLDKGIGELVSTDPFVVKLRFEPSGRPESQVDYYLTVKENLCVVCGRRESYIRKNVVPHEYRRHFPIQMKDHNSHDVLLLCTSCHAISNYYDNHLKQQLAEEFGAPIGSEEGVRLLEDPLRRICNESYMPHGLKVVQCCAKGGLRSLMQLERRWRQHFLDSMKPKHLPEQWSVDHNHMKLIQKYGEDLQIKLS is encoded by the exons ATGGCCAAGCAAACAGCCGTGACGATTACTTTGGCAACCCTGCTGGGTGTTGCGTTGGGGGGCCTGGTTTTGTGGAAAGCAACCCAGCGTCggaaaggaaaaacatgctGTAGTAGTCAGCAAGAGGAAGCAGCAGTAAAGTCAGAAGATGAGAAACTCATTAAGGCAGAGGATAAGAAGGTGCTTTCCTTCTTCAGATCTCCCACCTTTTCCTGGATAGAGAGGACCGTTGGTGCAGACATAGTGATAGTTTCAGAGCAGGAGGTGTGGGATCATGTTGAACCGTTGCTgaagaaggagctggagaagtggCCGGTTCTTGGAATTGATTGTGAGTGG GTATCTGTGGAGGGAAAAGCAAATCCTGTATCCCTGCTACAGATGGCTTCTTCCAGTGGCCTCTGCATTCTTGTTCGGTTGCCCAAGCTTGTTGCTAGTGGCCAGACTCTTCCAAAGACTTTGTTGGACATCATGGCAGATAGTGCTGTGTTGAAAGTTGGGGTAGGATGCTGGGAAGATGCTTGCAAATTACTTCATGATTATGGTCTTCCAGTCAAAGGGAGCATGGATCTCCGGTATTTAGCCATGAGACAGCG GAAGGATCTACTTCGCAACTGCCTTAGCCTTAAGTCTTTAGCTGAAAAAGTCCTGAACTTCCCGCTTGACAAGTCTCCTCATGTGCGTTGCAGCAACTGGGAGGCAGAAGAACTGACACAAGATCAG GTTCTCTATGCTGCTAGGGATGCCCAGGTCTCAGTGGCTCTGTTCTTCCATTTGCTGGGATTTACCAGCCTCCCTGCTACATCTGAAGGTGAAAACTCTGTCACTGCTTGGGAGAAAGCACGGGGAAAATGCCAGGGCTTGGTGGATATCCCATTTAGAGGAAGAAAGAGTGGCAGcacaggagaggagaagagtGGAGAGGGGCGTTCCcctcagaaaacaaagaatcGGAAGTCTTGGGTGAATGGCCAGCCCTCTGGCAATCAGCAAATGAGAGATCCACGGAGGCAGAAGCGAAAGCCTCTGGGTGTGGGATATTCTGCAAG AAAATCTCCACTGTATGACAACTGCTTCCTGCATGCACCAGATGGACAGCCCCTGTGCACTTGTGATCGCAAGAAGGCTCAGTGGTATCTGGACAAGGGGATTGGAG AGCTAGTTAGCACAGACCCATTTGTTGTGAAGCTGCGGTTTGAGCCTTCAGGACGTCCTGAGTCTCAAGTTGATTATTATCTGACGGTCAAAGAAAACCTCTGTGTTGTATGTGGCAGGCGAGAATCCTATATTCG GAAGAATGTTGTTCCTCACGAATACCGAAGACACTTCCCCATCCAGATGAAGGACCACAACTCGCATGACGTACTCCTACTCTGCACATCCTGCCATGCTATCTCCAATTACTATGACAACCATCTCAAGCAGCAGCTGGCCGAGGAGTTTGGGGCCCCCATCGGCTCCGAGGAAGGTGTGCGTCTCCTGGAGGACCCTTTGCGCAG GATCTGCAACGAGAGCTACATGCCACATGGACTGAAGGTGGTGCAGTGTTGTGCTAAAGGAGGCCTGCGCTCCCTTATGCAGCTGGAAAGACGCTGGCGGCAGCATTTCTTGGACAGCATGAAGCCCAAACACCTCCCAGAACAATGGTCAGTGGACCATAACCACATGAAGCTGATCCAAAAGTATGGGGAGGATCTTCAGATCAAGCTGTCATGA
- the EXD2 gene encoding exonuclease 3'-5' domain-containing protein 2 isoform X1, which translates to MAKQTAVTITLATLLGVALGGLVLWKATQRRKGKTCCSSQQEEAAVKSEDEKLIKAEDKKVLSFFRSPTFSWIERTVGADIVIVSEQEVWDHVEPLLKKELEKWPVLGIDCEWVSVEGKANPVSLLQMASSSGLCILVRLPKLVASGQTLPKTLLDIMADSAVLKVGVGCWEDACKLLHDYGLPVKGSMDLRYLAMRQRKDLLRNCLSLKSLAEKVLNFPLDKSPHVRCSNWEAEELTQDQVLYAARDAQVSVALFFHLLGFTSLPATSEGENSVTAWEKARGKCQGLVDIPFRGRKSGSTGEEKSGEGRSPQKTKNRKSWVNGQPSGNQQMRDPRRQKRKPLGVGYSARKSPLYDNCFLHAPDGQPLCTCDRKKAQWYLDKGIGELVSTDPFVVKLRFEPSGRPESQVDYYLTVKENLCVVCGRRESYIRKNVVPHEYRRHFPIQMKDHNSHDVLLLCTSCHAISNYYDNHLKQQLAEEFGAPIGSEEGVRLLEDPLRRQVRSGARALLNADSLPDPRRAELLQSIKDFYNTETVTPEMLQAAAGLETRICNESYMPHGLKVVQCCAKGGLRSLMQLERRWRQHFLDSMKPKHLPEQWSVDHNHMKLIQKYGEDLQIKLS; encoded by the exons ATGGCCAAGCAAACAGCCGTGACGATTACTTTGGCAACCCTGCTGGGTGTTGCGTTGGGGGGCCTGGTTTTGTGGAAAGCAACCCAGCGTCggaaaggaaaaacatgctGTAGTAGTCAGCAAGAGGAAGCAGCAGTAAAGTCAGAAGATGAGAAACTCATTAAGGCAGAGGATAAGAAGGTGCTTTCCTTCTTCAGATCTCCCACCTTTTCCTGGATAGAGAGGACCGTTGGTGCAGACATAGTGATAGTTTCAGAGCAGGAGGTGTGGGATCATGTTGAACCGTTGCTgaagaaggagctggagaagtggCCGGTTCTTGGAATTGATTGTGAGTGG GTATCTGTGGAGGGAAAAGCAAATCCTGTATCCCTGCTACAGATGGCTTCTTCCAGTGGCCTCTGCATTCTTGTTCGGTTGCCCAAGCTTGTTGCTAGTGGCCAGACTCTTCCAAAGACTTTGTTGGACATCATGGCAGATAGTGCTGTGTTGAAAGTTGGGGTAGGATGCTGGGAAGATGCTTGCAAATTACTTCATGATTATGGTCTTCCAGTCAAAGGGAGCATGGATCTCCGGTATTTAGCCATGAGACAGCG GAAGGATCTACTTCGCAACTGCCTTAGCCTTAAGTCTTTAGCTGAAAAAGTCCTGAACTTCCCGCTTGACAAGTCTCCTCATGTGCGTTGCAGCAACTGGGAGGCAGAAGAACTGACACAAGATCAG GTTCTCTATGCTGCTAGGGATGCCCAGGTCTCAGTGGCTCTGTTCTTCCATTTGCTGGGATTTACCAGCCTCCCTGCTACATCTGAAGGTGAAAACTCTGTCACTGCTTGGGAGAAAGCACGGGGAAAATGCCAGGGCTTGGTGGATATCCCATTTAGAGGAAGAAAGAGTGGCAGcacaggagaggagaagagtGGAGAGGGGCGTTCCcctcagaaaacaaagaatcGGAAGTCTTGGGTGAATGGCCAGCCCTCTGGCAATCAGCAAATGAGAGATCCACGGAGGCAGAAGCGAAAGCCTCTGGGTGTGGGATATTCTGCAAG AAAATCTCCACTGTATGACAACTGCTTCCTGCATGCACCAGATGGACAGCCCCTGTGCACTTGTGATCGCAAGAAGGCTCAGTGGTATCTGGACAAGGGGATTGGAG AGCTAGTTAGCACAGACCCATTTGTTGTGAAGCTGCGGTTTGAGCCTTCAGGACGTCCTGAGTCTCAAGTTGATTATTATCTGACGGTCAAAGAAAACCTCTGTGTTGTATGTGGCAGGCGAGAATCCTATATTCG GAAGAATGTTGTTCCTCACGAATACCGAAGACACTTCCCCATCCAGATGAAGGACCACAACTCGCATGACGTACTCCTACTCTGCACATCCTGCCATGCTATCTCCAATTACTATGACAACCATCTCAAGCAGCAGCTGGCCGAGGAGTTTGGGGCCCCCATCGGCTCCGAGGAAGGTGTGCGTCTCCTGGAGGACCCTTTGCGCAGGCAAGTGCGCTCGGGGGCGCGAGCCCTGCTGAATGCAGACAGCCTGCCTGACCCCcgaagggcagagctgctgcaaagcaTCAAGGACTTCTATAACACAGAGACAGTCACTccagagatgctccaggcagcagctggtcTGGAAACCAG GATCTGCAACGAGAGCTACATGCCACATGGACTGAAGGTGGTGCAGTGTTGTGCTAAAGGAGGCCTGCGCTCCCTTATGCAGCTGGAAAGACGCTGGCGGCAGCATTTCTTGGACAGCATGAAGCCCAAACACCTCCCAGAACAATGGTCAGTGGACCATAACCACATGAAGCTGATCCAAAAGTATGGGGAGGATCTTCAGATCAAGCTGTCATGA